A genomic window from Methanobrevibacter sp. TLL-48-HuF1 includes:
- a CDS encoding energy-coupling factor ABC transporter permease: MHIPDGIITIDQALIYWILTILIMAICFYKFQKDSQKDKKIVSMAIFSVFTVIITSLSIPSPLGVPIHFFLIPLIAIILGPHSSSIVAFISLIIQALALNMGGLTSLGANFIVIGFIISITTYFFYTLFKDLNEKFAIFGGTVIGIIFATLGQIIILLISGTMSLNALLATLLPFYLFISIIEGAANVVIISAIKTMKPEIMEINE, from the coding sequence ATGCATATACCCGATGGAATAATAACTATAGACCAGGCACTTATCTACTGGATTTTAACAATATTAATTATGGCAATATGTTTCTATAAATTTCAAAAAGACAGTCAAAAAGACAAAAAAATTGTTTCAATGGCTATTTTTAGTGTATTTACAGTAATCATTACATCACTGTCTATTCCTTCACCTCTCGGTGTTCCGATTCATTTCTTTTTAATTCCATTAATTGCAATTATATTAGGACCACATTCCTCAAGCATAGTTGCATTTATAAGTTTAATTATACAGGCATTAGCATTGAATATGGGTGGACTAACTTCTCTTGGAGCTAATTTTATAGTAATAGGCTTTATAATATCCATAACAACATACTTCTTCTACACTTTATTTAAAGACTTAAATGAAAAGTTTGCAATATTTGGAGGAACAGTAATTGGAATTATATTCGCAACACTTGGACAAATAATTATATTATTAATATCTGGAACTATGAGTTTAAACGCATTACTTGCAACATTGCTTCCATTTTATTTATTTATATCAATAATTGAAGGAGCTGCAAATGTGGTTATTATAAGTGCAATTAAAACTATGAAACCTGAAATAATGGAGATTAATGAGTGA
- a CDS encoding ABC transporter ATP-binding protein, which produces MSDAVIELQNVVKKYDKIAVVNNLSLEVKKGEIFGFLGPNGAGKSTSINMMVGLLKPTSGNILFNGKDSSYLDEKEIGICPQDVVLWNNLTCFENLYMIGKMYDIPKKTLKERILVILEKLHLTDKKDELVSSLSGGMKRRMNIAMATIHNPSVVVLDEPSEGLDPQSRRLLWDYILHQKELGHTVILTTHLMDEADMLSDRVAIIDHGQLLKLDTPKKLKQIIGNGDTVQLELDNSEDNTKIINKLKSIADLNNIFEADEKIILVLLDAVKKLPDIIHLVESNDSKIVDISIRQNTLEDVFIELTGRQLRE; this is translated from the coding sequence ATGTCTGATGCTGTAATTGAATTGCAAAATGTCGTTAAAAAATATGATAAGATTGCAGTTGTAAATAATCTGTCTTTAGAAGTTAAAAAAGGCGAAATATTTGGATTTTTAGGTCCAAACGGTGCTGGAAAAAGCACGTCTATTAATATGATGGTAGGATTATTAAAACCTACAAGTGGAAATATATTATTTAATGGAAAGGATTCTTCATATCTTGATGAAAAAGAAATAGGAATTTGTCCGCAGGATGTTGTATTGTGGAACAATTTAACCTGCTTTGAAAACTTGTACATGATAGGAAAAATGTATGATATTCCAAAAAAGACTTTAAAAGAAAGGATACTGGTAATTCTTGAAAAATTACATCTGACAGATAAAAAAGATGAATTGGTGTCCTCTTTATCTGGAGGAATGAAACGTAGAATGAATATAGCTATGGCTACTATTCATAATCCATCTGTTGTTGTTTTGGACGAACCATCAGAAGGTTTGGATCCACAGTCTAGAAGATTGCTGTGGGATTATATTCTCCATCAGAAGGAATTAGGCCATACTGTTATTTTAACTACTCATTTAATGGATGAAGCAGATATGTTAAGTGACAGGGTAGCTATTATTGACCATGGTCAATTATTAAAATTAGACACTCCGAAGAAATTAAAACAAATAATTGGTAATGGAGACACTGTTCAACTTGAATTAGATAATTCTGAAGACAATACTAAAATTATCAATAAACTTAAAAGTATTGCTGATTTAAACAATATCTTTGAAGCTGATGAAAAAATAATTCTTGTTTTGTTGGATGCAGTTAAAAAACTTCCTGATATAATACATTTGGTTGAAAGTAATGATTCTAAAATAGTAGATATTAGCATACGTCAAAATACTTTGGAAGATGTATTTATTGAGTTAACAGGAAGACAATTAAGAGAGTGA
- the hemB gene encoding porphobilinogen synthase: MVFPVTRMRRYRKNSKIRDIVRETKLDKEDLIYPIFFKEELEGDEKEPIESMPGEYRYSLNAGIEFAKQLEEKGLKSIIVFGVPLPESKDEVASPDYSSTGIVQRAIRELKKQTDLVVIGDVCLCQYTSHGHCGLIKENDDTDDGVEILNDESLKYIAKVAVSYAKAGVDIVAPSDMMDGRVDAIRTALDENGFYNVMIMSYSAKYASAFYEPFRAAADSSPTCGNRKSYQMDPANALEAIRECELDVIEGADFLMVKPALPYLDIIKTIREEFTLPLVSYNVSGEYSMIMAAIEKGFLTENAILESLISIKRAGSDLIITNFASYVLLNDLL, encoded by the coding sequence ATGGTATTTCCAGTTACAAGAATGAGAAGATATAGAAAAAACTCTAAAATCAGAGATATTGTTCGTGAAACTAAATTGGACAAAGAAGATTTGATTTATCCTATTTTTTTCAAAGAAGAACTTGAAGGTGATGAAAAAGAACCTATTGAATCAATGCCTGGAGAATACAGGTATTCTTTAAATGCAGGTATTGAATTTGCAAAACAATTGGAAGAAAAAGGTTTAAAATCAATTATTGTCTTTGGAGTTCCATTACCTGAAAGTAAAGATGAAGTGGCTAGTCCGGATTACTCATCTACAGGAATAGTTCAAAGAGCAATTCGCGAACTTAAAAAACAGACAGATCTTGTTGTTATCGGTGATGTATGTTTATGCCAATACACTTCTCACGGACACTGCGGATTAATTAAAGAAAATGACGATACTGACGACGGAGTGGAAATATTAAATGATGAATCATTGAAATACATTGCTAAAGTAGCTGTTTCTTATGCTAAAGCTGGTGTAGATATAGTGGCTCCTTCTGATATGATGGACGGCAGAGTGGATGCTATCAGAACTGCATTGGATGAAAATGGATTTTATAATGTTATGATTATGTCATATTCAGCAAAATATGCATCTGCATTTTATGAACCATTTAGAGCAGCAGCTGATTCATCACCAACTTGCGGAAACCGTAAAAGTTATCAGATGGACCCTGCAAATGCCTTAGAAGCAATTAGGGAATGTGAACTTGATGTTATTGAAGGTGCTGACTTTTTAATGGTTAAACCTGCTTTACCTTACCTGGATATTATTAAAACAATCAGAGAAGAATTTACACTACCTTTAGTTAGCTATAATGTAAGTGGGGAATACTCAATGATTATGGCAGCTATTGAAAAAGGATTTTTAACTGAAAATGCAATTTTGGAAAGTTTAATCTCTATTAAAAGAGCAGGATCAGACCTGATAATCACTAACTTTGCATCATATGTGCTTTTAAATGATTTGCTTTAA
- a CDS encoding triphosphoribosyl-dephospho-CoA synthase, with protein sequence MDSKTIAKIAQIASALEVSGYPKPGNVHRTRDFEDMEFEDFIISGIVIGDTIEKATSKVNKNCLQNARLGKYILDAVKETDKWIANNTNLGIVMMITPIACGAAISDDFSQLRKNTSQLMEATTVEDAVDLYDAINIADAGGMGDQDEYDVASENAKEELRANKQTMFDVLEISAPWDRLANEMTTGMPVVFEKGYPTYRDLRKTMKANDACVLTFLTILSEIPDTLISRKYGDKKASEVSSQAKELLLFKDDGSFSDKLNEFDNYLYENKLNPGTTADLTAASIFVSYLESYF encoded by the coding sequence ATGGATTCAAAAACAATAGCTAAAATAGCTCAAATAGCTTCAGCATTAGAAGTAAGTGGATATCCAAAGCCTGGAAATGTTCATAGAACCCGTGATTTTGAAGATATGGAATTTGAAGACTTTATAATAAGTGGAATTGTAATTGGGGATACTATTGAAAAAGCAACTTCAAAAGTCAATAAAAACTGTCTTCAGAATGCAAGGTTAGGTAAATACATATTGGATGCTGTAAAAGAAACAGATAAATGGATAGCTAATAATACAAATCTTGGAATTGTAATGATGATTACTCCAATAGCCTGCGGGGCAGCTATCAGTGATGATTTTTCTCAGCTCAGAAAAAATACTTCTCAATTAATGGAAGCAACTACTGTGGAAGATGCAGTGGATTTGTATGATGCAATTAACATTGCAGATGCCGGCGGAATGGGTGATCAGGATGAGTATGATGTAGCTAGTGAAAATGCAAAAGAAGAATTAAGGGCAAATAAACAAACTATGTTTGATGTTTTAGAGATTTCTGCACCATGGGACAGATTAGCTAATGAAATGACTACGGGAATGCCTGTTGTTTTTGAAAAAGGTTATCCGACTTACCGTGATTTGAGAAAAACCATGAAAGCTAATGATGCATGTGTTTTAACCTTTTTAACTATTTTATCTGAAATTCCGGATACTTTAATTTCAAGAAAATATGGTGACAAAAAAGCCAGTGAGGTTTCATCTCAGGCTAAGGAATTGCTTTTATTTAAGGATGATGGCAGTTTTTCAGATAAATTAAATGAATTTGATAATTATTTATATGAAAACAAATTAAATCCCGGAACTACTGCTGATTTAACTGCAGCTTCTATTTTTGTCAGCTATCTGGAATCATATTTCTAA
- a CDS encoding ABC transporter permease, with protein sequence MKIFDIVQLNFKQLIRDKKNLFFLLLFPAVFMLIFGIGFGDNVESDVDIAVINHDNASGVNLGNELVGVIKDFNSSENESLFTVHEVSSEDKAQKMLENGSVSTILIIPQGFTSDMGNNMSSLGEIVIKGNPIDADYGIGSSVISGIVSEFSKQIINKVAGQTIPEIELKYEDLNISSSSTFDLYAPGLIVFAILMTITVVASNVATEEESGMIKRLRLSKMKTRDYVLGNLISWSFVGVIQVIIMLLVAILVGFKWEGGIYTLFLACIVGIVTTFSSVAVALIIVALSKNAKQASSISPIIAVPLSFIAGAFIPLPDCVIATINNQQIQIYEILPWNQAITAIRQVLTYGQGLDAIVMNLIIILIMGIILLGISILLFNRKISREN encoded by the coding sequence ATGAAAATATTTGATATAGTCCAATTAAATTTTAAACAGTTAATTAGAGATAAGAAAAACTTATTCTTCTTATTATTGTTTCCTGCAGTATTCATGTTAATATTCGGTATCGGTTTTGGAGATAATGTGGAAAGTGATGTGGATATAGCTGTCATTAATCATGACAATGCATCTGGGGTTAATTTAGGAAATGAGTTGGTTGGAGTAATTAAAGACTTTAATTCCAGCGAAAATGAAAGTTTATTTACAGTTCATGAGGTTAGCAGTGAAGATAAGGCTCAAAAAATGCTGGAAAACGGATCTGTTTCTACAATTCTGATTATTCCTCAAGGTTTTACTAGTGATATGGGAAATAATATGTCTAGTTTAGGGGAGATTGTAATTAAAGGAAATCCGATTGATGCAGATTATGGTATTGGAAGTAGTGTTATTTCAGGAATTGTTTCAGAATTCTCTAAACAAATTATAAATAAGGTTGCAGGTCAAACTATTCCGGAAATTGAGCTAAAATATGAAGACTTGAATATTTCTTCATCTTCTACCTTTGATTTATATGCACCAGGTTTGATTGTATTTGCAATTTTAATGACTATAACGGTAGTTGCTTCTAATGTAGCTACTGAAGAAGAAAGTGGAATGATTAAACGTTTGAGACTTTCTAAAATGAAAACAAGAGATTATGTACTTGGAAATTTAATTTCATGGTCTTTTGTAGGTGTCATTCAGGTAATTATAATGCTTTTGGTAGCTATTTTAGTTGGATTTAAATGGGAAGGGGGAATTTATACTTTATTCCTGGCCTGTATTGTAGGTATTGTAACTACATTTTCTTCAGTAGCTGTTGCTTTGATAATTGTAGCTTTATCAAAAAATGCAAAACAGGCTTCAAGTATTTCTCCAATTATTGCTGTTCCATTAAGTTTTATCGCAGGAGCATTTATTCCATTACCTGATTGTGTTATAGCTACTATAAATAATCAGCAAATACAGATTTATGAGATTTTACCTTGGAATCAGGCAATTACTGCAATTCGTCAGGTTCTGACTTATGGCCAGGGTTTAGATGCAATAGTTATGAACCTAATAATTATATTAATAATGGGAATTATATTATTAGGTATAAGTATTCTATTGTTTAATAGAAAAATTTCACGGGAAAATTAA
- a CDS encoding adhesin — protein sequence MDKENVIYICIIIVALVALAIVSIYALEYSQEKTNLKIMSDSNLHNGDSFTLRLSDAYNKPINNKSVEIIVTDVLGEKNSFNVTTDACGENTFGMHVTPGVYSFDCVFSGDGNYKGSSTSQNISVCDY from the coding sequence ATGGATAAAGAGAATGTGATTTATATTTGCATTATTATTGTAGCATTAGTTGCTTTAGCTATTGTTTCAATTTATGCATTAGAATATTCTCAGGAAAAAACTAATTTGAAGATTATGAGTGATTCTAATTTACATAATGGAGATTCATTTACTTTAAGATTAAGTGATGCTTATAATAAACCAATTAACAATAAATCTGTTGAAATTATTGTAACTGATGTATTAGGTGAAAAAAACAGTTTTAATGTTACAACAGATGCTTGTGGGGAAAATACCTTTGGAATGCATGTTACTCCAGGAGTCTATTCATTTGATTGTGTTTTTTCAGGTGACGGTAATTATAAGGGATCTAGTACTTCACAAAATATTTCAGTTTGTGATTACTAG
- a CDS encoding phenylalanine--tRNA ligase subunit alpha, whose protein sequence is MSGDIKKTISELHIYEKKLLKELETNPDATPEEIAKNTQMDIKSVMSAAGSLASKDIIEVDKDVEEVISLTDNGNEYADGGLPERKILKVLSSKKEMNMGDLAKDANIDKKETNIAIGWLVRKNWAKINKGIVTITEHGQESFKILGTDEKLLKHLQEAKNSIKSNLPPELLDGFKKLNDRKNILNIKKNTSHSFKILDKGEAILNEGFTIQKQATQLTHQQLKDGEWKDLEYRPYDINAEAPKIFPGKKHPLREIIDEIREIFLNMGFSEENGSIVASAFWNFDSLFQPQDHAAREMQDTFYVKNPLTCDLPDQKLVDETAEIHNTGGDTGSTGWQYDWDEDVARQTVLRTHTTGISTRYLYEHEAPFKMFSVGRVFRRETITYKHLPEFHQVEGLVGGEGVNYQNLMGFLKEFYKKLGFEVRFRPAYFPYTYLSTECEVYLEDKESWIELGGSGMFRPEVLKPLGVDVPVLAFGLGIERLAMIRYDISDIRMLYKSDIKWLRELPTTNGVRL, encoded by the coding sequence ATGAGTGGGGATATTAAAAAAACCATTAGTGAATTACATATTTATGAGAAAAAACTTTTAAAAGAATTGGAAACTAATCCTGATGCAACTCCTGAGGAAATAGCTAAAAATACGCAAATGGATATTAAATCTGTTATGAGTGCAGCAGGTTCCCTTGCTTCTAAGGATATTATTGAAGTGGATAAGGATGTTGAAGAAGTTATTTCTTTAACTGATAATGGAAATGAATATGCAGATGGGGGACTTCCAGAACGTAAAATCCTTAAAGTATTGTCTTCCAAAAAAGAAATGAACATGGGAGATTTAGCTAAAGATGCTAATATTGATAAAAAAGAAACTAACATAGCTATTGGCTGGTTAGTTCGTAAAAATTGGGCTAAAATCAATAAAGGCATTGTAACTATTACTGAACATGGTCAGGAATCCTTTAAAATCTTAGGAACTGATGAAAAGTTATTAAAACATTTGCAGGAAGCTAAAAATTCTATTAAAAGTAATTTACCTCCTGAATTATTAGACGGATTTAAAAAACTTAATGACAGGAAAAATATTTTAAATATTAAAAAGAACACCTCACACTCTTTTAAAATATTAGATAAAGGTGAAGCTATATTAAATGAAGGTTTCACTATTCAAAAACAAGCTACTCAATTAACACACCAACAATTAAAAGACGGGGAATGGAAAGATTTGGAATACCGTCCTTATGATATTAATGCTGAAGCTCCAAAAATTTTCCCAGGTAAAAAACATCCTTTAAGGGAAATTATTGATGAAATCAGAGAAATCTTTTTAAACATGGGATTCAGTGAGGAAAATGGTTCTATTGTAGCTTCTGCATTCTGGAACTTTGATTCTTTATTCCAGCCTCAAGATCATGCAGCCCGTGAAATGCAGGATACTTTTTATGTTAAAAATCCTTTGACATGTGATTTGCCAGATCAGAAATTAGTTGATGAAACTGCTGAAATTCATAATACCGGTGGGGACACAGGTTCTACAGGATGGCAATATGACTGGGATGAGGATGTTGCAAGACAAACAGTTTTAAGAACACATACAACTGGAATCTCAACAAGATATTTATATGAGCATGAAGCTCCGTTTAAAATGTTTTCTGTAGGTAGGGTATTTAGAAGAGAAACTATTACTTATAAACACTTGCCTGAGTTCCATCAGGTAGAAGGGCTTGTTGGCGGTGAAGGTGTTAACTATCAAAACTTAATGGGCTTTTTAAAAGAATTTTATAAAAAATTAGGTTTTGAAGTTAGATTCAGACCTGCTTACTTCCCATACACTTATTTGTCTACTGAATGTGAAGTTTACCTTGAAGATAAGGAAAGCTGGATTGAACTTGGAGGTTCTGGAATGTTCAGACCTGAAGTTCTTAAACCGTTAGGTGTAGATGTTCCTGTTCTTGCGTTTGGTTTAGGTATTGAAAGATTAGCTATGATTAGATATGATATTTCTGATATTCGTATGCTTTATAAAAGTGATATTAAATGGCTTCGTGAATTGCCTACAACAAATGGAGTTAGGTTATAA
- a CDS encoding 30S ribosomal protein S8e, whose protein sequence is MAISQGKSTRLPSGARNVANRGKRKAELGRDPAETRVDEKRLKKIRTRGGNEKLRLATANKMNLTDPATGKSQVVDVLGVIENSANPNYVRRNIITKGAIVETPEGNAKVTSRPGQDGVLNGILI, encoded by the coding sequence ATGGCAATTTCTCAAGGAAAATCAACTAGATTACCATCTGGTGCAAGGAATGTTGCAAACCGTGGAAAAAGGAAAGCTGAATTAGGTAGAGATCCAGCTGAAACTAGAGTAGATGAAAAAAGATTGAAAAAAATCAGAACCCGTGGAGGAAACGAAAAACTCAGATTAGCTACTGCTAATAAAATGAATTTAACTGATCCTGCTACTGGTAAATCCCAAGTTGTAGATGTTTTAGGTGTAATTGAAAACTCTGCAAACCCAAACTATGTAAGAAGGAACATCATTACCAAAGGTGCTATTGTAGAAACTCCTGAAGGTAATGCAAAAGTAACCTCTAGACCTGGTCAAGACGGTGTACTTAACGGAATTTTAATTTAA
- a CDS encoding TIGR02253 family HAD-type hydrolase, protein MMHNNPDDDRVVFFDVDDTLLDTSTFAQTARKAAIELMVDNGLPLDKDEAYGVLKTIIRQKGSNYGKHFNILTEVVLGHEDPMLVALGMITYHNVKIALLRPFAETIDTLIYLKSQGYRLGVISNGITIKQWEKLVRLNVYSFFDAVITSEEVGAKKPDKLIFDVALRKMNGDPEKSIMIGNKFKEDALGAVNAGMSAILVNSDVTEEDRTYIRKEQLDITIIENIGDVNTIL, encoded by the coding sequence ATGATGCACAATAACCCTGATGATGACCGTGTTGTATTTTTTGATGTAGATGATACTTTACTTGACACATCAACATTTGCACAAACCGCAAGAAAAGCAGCTATTGAATTAATGGTAGACAATGGACTTCCATTAGATAAAGATGAAGCTTATGGTGTTTTAAAAACTATTATAAGACAAAAAGGTTCAAATTACGGCAAGCACTTTAATATTTTAACAGAAGTAGTTTTAGGTCATGAAGATCCTATGCTTGTAGCATTAGGTATGATAACTTACCATAATGTTAAAATAGCTCTTTTAAGACCATTTGCCGAAACTATTGACACACTAATTTATCTTAAAAGCCAAGGATATCGTTTAGGTGTTATTTCCAATGGAATTACAATCAAACAATGGGAGAAATTAGTAAGACTTAATGTGTACTCTTTTTTTGATGCTGTAATCACCTCTGAAGAAGTAGGAGCAAAAAAACCAGATAAATTAATCTTTGATGTAGCTCTAAGAAAAATGAATGGTGATCCTGAAAAATCAATAATGATTGGAAATAAATTTAAAGAAGATGCACTTGGAGCCGTGAATGCCGGAATGAGTGCAATACTTGTTAATTCAGATGTTACAGAAGAAGACAGAACATACATCAGAAAAGAACAGTTAGATATCACCATTATTGAAAATATCGGTGATGTGAATACAATATTATAA
- a CDS encoding DNA polymerase domain-containing protein, whose protein sequence is MPKETKEQLELEAEIKNQAQKFITNLNATLPEVMELEYEGFYRRGFFVSKKRYAVIEDGEIIAKGLELVRRDWAPIVKQTQKDILKDILKEGNTKKAINTVKKVLKRLKSGKIEGKELIIHTQITKPLNEYKQIGPHVIAAKKMEEHGIKITKGTIIQYVIIKGKGSISQRAVPYDYSEGLEYDRDYYINNQMIPAIGRIMYSLGYTKQDLEDLAQGEKQTSLDAFF, encoded by the coding sequence TTGCCAAAAGAAACAAAAGAACAGCTGGAATTGGAAGCTGAAATTAAAAATCAAGCTCAGAAATTCATAACCAATCTTAATGCAACACTTCCGGAAGTTATGGAATTGGAATATGAAGGATTCTACAGAAGAGGATTCTTTGTAAGTAAAAAAAGATATGCAGTTATTGAAGATGGTGAAATCATAGCAAAAGGTCTGGAATTAGTCAGAAGAGACTGGGCACCAATTGTTAAACAAACACAAAAAGACATACTGAAAGACATACTGAAAGAAGGGAACACCAAAAAAGCAATCAATACCGTTAAAAAAGTTTTAAAAAGACTAAAAAGTGGAAAAATTGAAGGAAAAGAACTGATAATACACACACAAATCACAAAACCTTTAAATGAATACAAACAAATAGGCCCTCATGTAATTGCAGCTAAAAAAATGGAAGAACACGGAATTAAAATAACTAAAGGAACAATTATCCAATATGTAATCATAAAAGGAAAAGGTTCAATTAGCCAAAGAGCAGTTCCTTATGACTATAGCGAAGGATTGGAATATGACAGAGATTACTACATAAATAATCAGATGATTCCAGCTATTGGAAGAATAATGTACTCATTAGGCTACACAAAACAAGATTTGGAAGATTTAGCACAAGGAGAAAAACAAACAAGTTTAGATGCATTTTTCTAA
- a CDS encoding exodeoxyribonuclease III → MSVKLVSWNVNGIRAASKKPEFWDWFSNTNADIINFQEVRATEDSIPEKLTNVSGFNSYFNEAEKKGYSGVGTFSKIKPENVIRGLGVEALDKEGRVLRLEYSDFTLFNIYFPNSGMNAKRLDYKIDFCNALLDLLEDLKNQGQNLIITGDVNIAHNPIDVYNPDNCEGKSGYLIEEREWLDDLLASGFVDTFRMFDNSGDNFTWWSYRTRARDRNAGWRLDYFFVNEEFKNKVKSATIKDDVFGSDHCPVTLELDL, encoded by the coding sequence ATGTCAGTTAAGCTCGTTTCTTGGAATGTAAATGGTATCAGAGCAGCCAGTAAAAAGCCAGAGTTTTGGGATTGGTTTAGTAATACTAATGCAGATATTATTAATTTTCAGGAAGTTAGAGCTACTGAAGATTCAATACCTGAAAAGTTAACCAATGTCAGTGGATTTAACTCTTATTTTAATGAAGCTGAAAAGAAAGGATATAGCGGTGTCGGCACATTTTCCAAAATCAAACCTGAAAATGTTATTAGAGGTTTGGGAGTTGAAGCACTGGATAAGGAAGGTCGTGTACTTAGACTTGAATATAGTGATTTTACTCTTTTCAATATTTATTTTCCAAATAGTGGAATGAATGCTAAAAGGTTAGACTATAAAATAGACTTCTGTAATGCTTTGCTTGATTTACTTGAAGATTTAAAAAATCAGGGTCAGAATTTAATCATTACTGGTGATGTCAATATAGCTCATAATCCGATTGATGTTTATAATCCGGATAATTGTGAAGGTAAATCAGGTTATCTTATTGAAGAACGTGAATGGTTAGATGATTTGCTGGCTAGCGGTTTTGTTGATACTTTCAGAATGTTTGATAATTCTGGAGATAATTTTACCTGGTGGAGTTATAGAACTCGTGCAAGAGACCGTAATGCCGGCTGGAGACTGGATTATTTCTTTGTAAATGAAGAATTTAAAAATAAAGTAAAATCAGCAACCATAAAAGATGATGTTTTTGGTTCTGATCATTGTCCGGTTACTTTGGAACTGGATTTATAA